The Chelatococcus sp. HY11 genome includes a window with the following:
- a CDS encoding phage tail terminator-like protein, which yields MPSQLVVNAVEARLAALWSRCPVFGINQEATAPDDASPYLAVQYPVANRDQITIGAPGNNVFREEGAFRFVLHTERGAGPAKALAWADELALIFQAKQFGGVTTWAPSPPTLDERNYDGNYCVVSFAVPYFADTRG from the coding sequence ATGCCGAGCCAGCTTGTTGTAAATGCTGTTGAGGCCCGTCTTGCCGCTCTCTGGTCGCGCTGCCCTGTCTTCGGCATCAACCAGGAGGCGACGGCGCCGGACGACGCCTCGCCCTATCTCGCGGTGCAGTATCCCGTCGCCAACCGTGATCAGATCACCATCGGCGCGCCGGGCAACAACGTCTTTCGCGAGGAAGGTGCCTTTCGTTTTGTCCTCCACACCGAGCGCGGCGCCGGCCCCGCCAAGGCCTTGGCCTGGGCGGACGAACTCGCGCTGATTTTCCAGGCCAAGCAGTTCGGCGGCGTCACCACCTGGGCGCCGTCGCCGCCGACGCTCGATGAACGCAACTACGACGGCAATTACTGCGTCGTCTCCTTCGCCGTTCCCTACTTCGCCGACACGCGCGGCTAA
- a CDS encoding phage tail tube protein → MAELQSTNRVKLSKVRESVAGTTPANPAFKEIPQTSSGLNAAPQTVTSNIIRSDRQVADLILVGLQVGGDVGGELAFGAADEDFEEALQNLWVNRPAIVVATADTEISDVSATTLTVASGGTNFKTGQLAALSGMPTAGNNKIARVTSSTSTSIVFPAASFAAESAPIPVGAEVRVVGIEGAAADLAAVTAGGNGLTSAALDFTTLGFNVGEWVKIGGAAVGAQFAPAANNGWARIAAIAAGKLSFDEVPAGWTADAGTGKTIQLFAGDFLKNGTTKLPSTFERQYLDHSPVSYEYFRGLELNTLSISAPAQQIATYAKSYIGRSAEILSARLSGATDVTPDVGDVLNTSSNVGRISISGVEVTGPNFVMSATIEINNNLRAQNAVGYLGAVGIGNGEFTVTGTQEFYFGDKSVYEKVLANAPSNFTMVLGRQDGTRQSILVDLPRLKYSSGAPAVSGKNADVMLSANYQAIRHPTLGYTMAVQRFHYLPA, encoded by the coding sequence ATGGCCGAACTTCAGTCAACCAACCGCGTCAAGCTGTCCAAGGTTCGTGAGTCCGTCGCCGGCACCACGCCGGCCAATCCCGCTTTCAAGGAAATCCCGCAGACCTCCAGCGGCCTCAACGCCGCGCCGCAGACCGTGACCTCGAATATCATCCGTTCCGATCGCCAGGTCGCCGATCTCATCCTCGTCGGCCTCCAGGTCGGCGGCGATGTCGGTGGTGAGCTCGCCTTCGGCGCGGCCGATGAGGATTTCGAGGAGGCCCTGCAAAACCTTTGGGTGAACAGGCCGGCGATCGTGGTGGCAACGGCCGACACGGAAATCTCCGATGTCTCGGCGACCACGCTGACGGTCGCCTCCGGCGGCACCAATTTCAAGACCGGCCAGCTGGCGGCGCTCAGCGGCATGCCGACCGCGGGCAACAACAAGATCGCCCGCGTGACGTCGTCAACCTCCACTTCGATCGTGTTTCCGGCCGCGTCCTTTGCGGCCGAGAGCGCGCCGATCCCGGTTGGCGCCGAGGTGCGCGTTGTCGGCATCGAGGGCGCGGCGGCGGATCTCGCGGCGGTCACCGCCGGCGGCAACGGCCTCACCTCGGCCGCGCTCGACTTCACGACGCTCGGCTTCAATGTCGGCGAGTGGGTGAAGATCGGCGGCGCGGCCGTCGGCGCGCAGTTCGCGCCGGCGGCGAATAACGGCTGGGCGCGGATTGCGGCGATTGCCGCGGGCAAGCTCAGCTTTGACGAGGTCCCGGCCGGATGGACGGCCGATGCCGGCACCGGCAAGACCATTCAGCTGTTTGCCGGCGACTTCCTGAAGAACGGCACCACCAAGCTGCCCTCCACCTTCGAGCGCCAGTATCTCGACCATTCCCCGGTGTCCTACGAGTATTTCCGGGGGCTGGAGCTCAACACCCTGAGCATCAGCGCGCCGGCGCAACAGATCGCCACCTATGCCAAGTCCTATATCGGGCGTTCGGCGGAGATCCTGTCCGCCCGGCTCTCCGGTGCGACGGATGTGACTCCCGACGTGGGTGACGTGCTCAACACCTCATCGAATGTCGGGCGCATCAGTATTAGTGGAGTGGAAGTCACCGGCCCCAACTTCGTCATGTCGGCGACCATCGAGATCAACAACAACCTGCGCGCCCAGAACGCGGTCGGCTATCTCGGCGCGGTCGGCATCGGCAATGGCGAGTTCACCGTCACCGGCACGCAGGAATTCTACTTCGGCGACAAGTCCGTCTACGAAAAGGTGCTGGCGAATGCGCCGTCGAATTTCACGATGGTGCTCGGCCGCCAGGACGGCACCCGGCAGTCCATCCTCGTCGATCTCCCGCGCCTCAAGTATTCGTCAGGCGCCCCCGCCGTCAGCGGCAAGAACGCCGACGTGATGCTGTCGGCCAACTACCAGGCCATCCGCCATCCGACGCTTGGCTACACGATGGCTGTCCAGCGCTTCCACTACCTGCCGGCGTAA